Within the Enterobacter roggenkampii genome, the region GGGAGGAAAAGGCCGTCAACTTTACGCTGTCAATATTTTCATGCTTCTCGATCCATTGTTCATATCCGTAAATCGGTACCGCATTGGATGATACAGGAAGTGGATTCATTGCACGTTTGAGCTTGCTTATAAAACCAGTATAACCATACGAACGATAACGTTGATATGACCAAAGCGCTAACTGTGTATAGCCTCCAAGCTGATTCTTTTTCAAGTTAAGAACCTGGTTCAGACGTGATAGTTTACTTTTTAAATGCATATTTTTAGGTGTTCCACGCCGAGAAAGCGCCAAAGCAACCCGCTTTGTAAAACGTAACGGCTTAGTTAACTTCCAACTTAAGGAATTAAACATTAATGCTTTTTCTTCCTCAATTTTTTTCAAAGACTCTGCTAATTCCGTTGCAGATTTTGCCTGATGTGATAATTCATTTTGCAATCTATCTAGTTCATTGGCTTGCCAATCAAGTTGATGACAGAGCAACTCATAATTGTTCAGGTAAGAAGCATACTCGTTATGCTGAGATTCAAGTTGTGTTGTTAAATTATCGACATGAACCTTTGTCGCCAGAAGCTCATTTTCTTGTATAGTAATCTGCTGCTTCAGCGTGGTTACATTAACTCGATAGCTTATCGTTGAGTTTAAGGCTACATCAAGGAGTGATTGATAATTGTCTCTCCCCGTTACTTCCACAGAAAAACGAGCTTCTTCTTCAGCCCATTCAAGAAAAGCGGTAGAAGGAATGTCAGGCCAAATATGCTGCAATACCTGGGAAGCCAGATCAAAATAAGTTTTGGCAAATACTGATGAAGATGATTCGTATGATTTAATTCGAAAGAGCGAGTGGAATACTCCACGCCAGGCAATCAGACCAAACTTGCTAGTTTTACCGTTGTCCCATTCCCTATCAAAAATAGTGTAGCCACCATTTCCGTCGTTAATAATATTAAATGGAAGTGCATCAAAATAATCGTTAGAGATTGTATTCTCAAAGGATGGAATTACATCATCACTTGGTGAAGCAATAACTTTTAGCCATTTTATAAATACATCTGTCAACTCAGACACTGTCCAATCACGCAGGTTAACAATACGAACAACTTCACGCCATAAACTTTCACCTTGATAAAAAGGTTCATTAATAGATATTTCGTCGTTTTCAATAGATAGCGATTTGCTAATTACATTTATTTGTTCATTATCATCAAGTTTAAAAACGGTTTCTTTGTTATTTTCTTGCGACCTGGCATCAGAGTAGTGCCAAGCTAAAATTCTCTGATTAAAAATTTCTGAAATATTGTTTCCAGCAACCATTAAAAAAGAGTTGCTTAATTCTGGCGCCAAAGAATTTTGCCAAACAACATGATTAAATTGTTCAAGAGAAAAATGATAATCTGCTACGCCTTGCATATCTGCAGCAACAGATTCTACAGCGAGCGATGAAAGTTGTGGGGAATATTTTGTCGTACCTATAGGTGATACAACGGTGACAGGGAGTTTATAATCAGGCAAAGGTACAAACTCTTGCGTCTGAGGGAATCCTGCACCAGTAAGTTTGTTAATCAATTCTTGTCGCGCATAGGTTCTGACAGATTTATCTTTATATGCGTCATTAACCCCCACCATTGGTACCGCGAGATGATCTTCATTTGCACCAGCAAGATATTTTGCGCCAATTTTATTCTCGATAGCGACAAATAAGCATCCGTTGTTATTTAGTCGTTCACGGCAATTCTGTAATAACGTTGTATCACCGTCAGTTCCGAGAAACATCGATGCATATTCCAGCACCCCAATAAGCATGACAGCGTCAAACTCTCCTAAATCGGGTAGCTGGTCACTAGGACAACAAATTACAGTGACATTTTCTAAGTCAGCGCATCGCTTGCTGGCAATCCGTGCACGACGAATACTACCTTCTACGGAAATTACCGTCGCACCAGCTTCGGCAAGGAAACGAGTGATTGCTCCACAGCCACAACCAATTTCCAAGACTCGTTTACCATTGAACCAACTTTTAAAGGGTTGTAAGAGATTAGAACGACGTGAAGATAAATGATATAATGAAGGCCAATCCTTAATCCATGGCTTTAGTTCGTCTGAAAAAACACTATGGTCTTGGGTCTGTTCGAGTACAGAAATAAGATAATTTTCCGCTTCATCGCCATCACTATACATGAAGGGAGCTACTTTCTCTTTCGTCCAAACTTTGATGTCATCGTTAAAGATAAACGAAGAGTCATTTAATTTCGTCGTTAAATTATTTTTCATCACAGCTTATCTTAGCCCTTAAATCAACCAGACCGATGAATTCTTCTGTCGGTTCAACAGTAATATGTATTGAATCGTAGCGCCGATCGTGCGGAATAACCTCACCATTGGCATCACAGCTTGCTATTCCAACAGAAATGAAATAATCACCTTGATAGAGTTGTTGGGGCATCAAGACATTTATATTAAGTTCTTGCCCGGCCTTTGTAATATCAGCAATGATAATACTTTGCAACTCAGTGTTAGTATTATAAATAGTTACACCATCTTTGGTTTTTACTGCAAACCCAAAGATAGGACGTACAATTTCCTGGAAAAATTTTATCCTAAATTTAAAACTAATATTTTGTTTGTTATTAAGAATTACTGGATATATTTCTTTACCCTGCGCCAGTATAAAATCTGAGATTTCGGCACATTTATCCCCCCAACGATATTCAGAAGGATTATAATTTAAGCGTTTTTCATATCCTTGGTTATCTTCCCAATTAACATTGGGAGAGTTATCTGAAAGTGAAATATTGCTATTATTTTCTACAACATTTTTTTCTGCTTGCTTGGCTTTGCTATTTTTTCCAAATAGTAGATCTAGATACTGATTCACTACCACTTTTGGTCGATCCTGTGCTAACAGCAAGCCATCATTAAGTAAAATAGCTCTATCGCAATGCGTTACAATCTGCTCTGTCGCATGTGAAACAAAAAGTATTGAAGTTCCGTTTTCTTTTAATTTTTTAAGTCGATTAAAGCATTTTGCTTGAAATTTTGCATCCCCAACGGCAAGTGCCTCATCCACAATTAATATTTCAGGATCTAGCTGTGCCTGGATAGCAAAAGCGAGACGAACCAACATCCCACT harbors:
- a CDS encoding glycosyltransferase, whose product is MKNNLTTKLNDSSFIFNDDIKVWTKEKVAPFMYSDGDEAENYLISVLEQTQDHSVFSDELKPWIKDWPSLYHLSSRRSNLLQPFKSWFNGKRVLEIGCGCGAITRFLAEAGATVISVEGSIRRARIASKRCADLENVTVICCPSDQLPDLGEFDAVMLIGVLEYASMFLGTDGDTTLLQNCRERLNNNGCLFVAIENKIGAKYLAGANEDHLAVPMVGVNDAYKDKSVRTYARQELINKLTGAGFPQTQEFVPLPDYKLPVTVVSPIGTTKYSPQLSSLAVESVAADMQGVADYHFSLEQFNHVVWQNSLAPELSNSFLMVAGNNISEIFNQRILAWHYSDARSQENNKETVFKLDDNEQINVISKSLSIENDEISINEPFYQGESLWREVVRIVNLRDWTVSELTDVFIKWLKVIASPSDDVIPSFENTISNDYFDALPFNIINDGNGGYTIFDREWDNGKTSKFGLIAWRGVFHSLFRIKSYESSSSVFAKTYFDLASQVLQHIWPDIPSTAFLEWAEEEARFSVEVTGRDNYQSLLDVALNSTISYRVNVTTLKQQITIQENELLATKVHVDNLTTQLESQHNEYASYLNNYELLCHQLDWQANELDRLQNELSHQAKSATELAESLKKIEEEKALMFNSLSWKLTKPLRFTKRVALALSRRGTPKNMHLKSKLSRLNQVLNLKKNQLGGYTQLALWSYQRYRSYGYTGFISKLKRAMNPLPVSSNAVPIYGYEQWIEKHENIDSVKLTAFSSRLASFEHLPTISIVMPCYNAPVKYLCEAIESVRNQIYSRWELCIADDASTSEETVLKLKEYAALDPRIKITFRSKNGHISNASNSAIELVTGEYVALMDQDDLLPRHALYKVVEAINNQPDVQLIYSDEDKISADGVRCEPYFKADWNRDLFLSQNMFSHLGVFSKSLIDKVGGFRPGLEGSQDYDLVLRCLDHVTENQIVHIPEILYHWRIIPGSTASGGEQKPYAFLAGVRAVEEYLERNNIAAQVEEAKQGMLMLRVKYNLPKQLPLVSIIIPTRNAKALVKQCIDSIFEKTTYSNFEIILVDNGSDDPSSLDYFAELNERDNIRVVRDDGNFNFSRLNNEAVKVAKGELLCLMNNDIEVISPDWLDEMVSQAVRPEIGAVGAKLLYPNDTVQHAGVILGLGGIAGHAHLGIHRNDPGYFGRANLVQNFIAVTAACLVIRKEIYENVGGLNEKDFAVAFNDVDFCIRVHQAGYHNLWTPFAEMYHHESATRGSDLAPEKIERFKQEIKSMELLYGNILFNDPAYNPNLSLDLSFGSFALKR
- a CDS encoding ABC transporter ATP-binding protein, translating into MSSDNYAIEVKNISKCYQVYNKPVQRLKQILFGKQKEHTERVQRVNYDEFWALQDINFVLPRGETLGVVGKNGSGKSTLLQIIAGTLTPTSGSVTINGRVAALLELGAGFNNEFTGRENVYLNASLLGLSKEQVDNKLDDILAFADIGHFIDSAVRSYSSGMLVRLAFAIQAQLDPEILIVDEALAVGDAKFQAKCFNRLKKLKENGTSILFVSHATEQIVTHCDRAILLNDGLLLAQDRPKVVVNQYLDLLFGKNSKAKQAEKNVVENNSNISLSDNSPNVNWEDNQGYEKRLNYNPSEYRWGDKCAEISDFILAQGKEIYPVILNNKQNISFKFRIKFFQEIVRPIFGFAVKTKDGVTIYNTNTELQSIIIADITKAGQELNINVLMPQQLYQGDYFISVGIASCDANGEVIPHDRRYDSIHITVEPTEEFIGLVDLRAKISCDEK